From Thalassotalea euphylliae, the proteins below share one genomic window:
- a CDS encoding DsbA family protein produces MKKIFASLLMVMLLPFAAQAANYQEGNQYTKVSDQVSKKPEVREYFSFYCPHCLRFEPFFANVKKNLPEGVSFERNHVDFLRFTTPEIQFMVTKALATAQQLKVEDKIAAAIFNYIQVQRGAITEAKDIRNIFVLNGVDGEAFDKAFKSFSVNSKAKLMKKMQNDLVKKRALTGVPTVVVNGKYRINADKLDRNNFEQDYINIVKYLSTLEG; encoded by the coding sequence ATGAAGAAAATTTTTGCTAGTTTGTTAATGGTTATGCTTTTGCCATTTGCCGCACAAGCCGCGAATTATCAAGAAGGTAACCAGTACACTAAAGTGAGCGATCAGGTATCGAAAAAGCCAGAAGTTCGCGAGTACTTTTCTTTTTACTGCCCACATTGTTTGCGCTTTGAACCTTTCTTTGCCAATGTGAAAAAGAACTTACCAGAGGGGGTAAGCTTCGAGCGTAACCATGTTGATTTCTTGCGTTTTACTACCCCGGAAATTCAATTTATGGTGACTAAAGCGCTAGCAACGGCACAACAATTAAAAGTTGAAGACAAAATCGCCGCGGCGATTTTTAATTACATTCAAGTGCAACGCGGCGCGATCACTGAAGCCAAAGATATTCGTAATATCTTTGTGTTAAACGGTGTTGATGGTGAGGCATTCGACAAAGCATTCAAGAGCTTTTCAGTAAATAGCAAAGCGAAGTTGATGAAGAAAATGCAAAACGACTTAGTGAAAAAACGCGCGTTAACGGGTGTGCCAACAGTTGTTGTAAACGGTAAATACCGCATCAATGCCGACAAGTTAGACCGCAATAACTTCGAGCAAGACTACATCAATATTGTGAAGTACTTGTCTACGCTAGAAGGCTAG
- a CDS encoding serine/threonine protein kinase, with product MAVFDFSSLSPDLILDGLDSVGVYAESGLLALNSYENRVYQFQDDHGERWVTKFYRPQRWQLAQIQEEHDFAVELAEQEIPVIAPVVRDGKSLFEHQGYHFALYPCRGGRIFEVDNLDQLEWMGRFVGRIHAIGAKQAFTHRPSFNTDEFLLAARETIATSGFVPAHIETAFFTVLDQVIQLALSQYQPHSTIRLHGDCHAGNILWRDEQGPHFVDLDDCRQGPAIQDLWMMLSGDRSQQLLQLDTMLSGYEEFFSFDARELVLIESLRTMRLVNYIAWLSKRWQDPAFPRNFPWFNTDKYWEQQVLVLKEQHAALTQAPLSLLP from the coding sequence ATGGCTGTATTTGATTTTTCATCGCTGTCGCCAGATTTAATTTTAGATGGTTTAGACAGCGTTGGCGTATATGCCGAATCGGGCTTGTTGGCGCTTAATAGCTACGAGAATCGCGTCTATCAATTCCAAGATGATCATGGCGAGCGCTGGGTGACTAAGTTTTATCGGCCACAGCGCTGGCAACTGGCACAAATTCAAGAAGAGCACGACTTTGCCGTAGAGCTAGCCGAGCAAGAAATTCCGGTGATTGCGCCTGTGGTGCGCGATGGCAAAAGTTTGTTTGAGCACCAAGGCTACCACTTTGCGCTGTACCCATGCCGAGGTGGTCGCATTTTTGAAGTTGATAACCTCGACCAGTTAGAGTGGATGGGGCGTTTTGTCGGTCGTATTCACGCCATTGGTGCCAAGCAAGCATTTACCCATCGGCCATCGTTTAACACGGACGAGTTTTTATTGGCCGCGCGCGAGACCATTGCCACGAGTGGCTTTGTGCCTGCGCATATTGAAACGGCTTTTTTTACCGTACTCGATCAAGTAATTCAGCTGGCGTTAAGCCAGTATCAACCACACTCAACGATACGCTTACATGGCGACTGTCACGCAGGGAATATTTTGTGGCGTGACGAGCAAGGGCCACATTTTGTCGATTTAGATGATTGCCGACAAGGGCCAGCGATCCAAGACTTGTGGATGATGCTCTCTGGGGACAGATCGCAACAATTGTTACAATTAGATACCATGTTAAGCGGTTACGAAGAGTTCTTTTCATTTGATGCGCGCGAGCTTGTCTTGATAGAATCTTTGCGTACAATGCGATTAGTCAATTACATTGCTTGGCTAAGTAAACGTTGGCAAGACCCAGCGTTTCCGCGTAATTTCCCGTGGTTTAATACCGATAAATACTGGGAACAACAGGTGTTAGTGTTGAAAGAACAACACGCCGCATTAACGCAGGCACCGCTAAGCTTATTACCGTAA
- the ccoG gene encoding cytochrome c oxidase accessory protein CcoG encodes MSDESKKSGVQSVIPVKNVEIHQPKGGTQEQYKPRDQIYVRKVTGFFQQLRQKMNFVFLFMFAAIPWVHFNGQQAVLFDIGEQRFNIWGLTLWPQDLTLLAWLFILSAFLLFFVTTFLGRVWCGYMCPQTVWTFIFIWFEEKIEGSANQRKKLDAQKMDATKLRKKALKHFCWLFFSVLTALTFVGYFTPIRDLFVDFFTLEASLMATGVVWFFAFCTYGNAGWMREIMCLHMCPYARFQSAMFDKDTLTVSYDDKRGENRGARGRKQDPKALGLGDCIDCNLCVQVCPTGIDIRNGLQYECINCGACVDACNGVMERMKYEPGLIRYTTEHELEGKKVHIVRGKLIGYATLLVIMTSLLGYEIATRVPVSMDIIRDRNELARENFNGEVENVYTLKILNKSQQDNTYRLSVEGIDGAKWIGDNEVFVEAASVYTLPISIAVDPYELKDYMTDITFVVELAEQDSGVRLTHDSRFFKKR; translated from the coding sequence GTGAGTGACGAAAGTAAAAAATCGGGCGTTCAATCCGTAATTCCTGTTAAAAACGTAGAAATTCATCAACCTAAAGGCGGTACGCAAGAGCAGTACAAGCCGCGCGACCAAATATACGTACGCAAGGTCACGGGTTTTTTCCAACAATTGCGCCAGAAGATGAATTTTGTCTTCTTGTTCATGTTTGCGGCTATCCCGTGGGTGCATTTTAACGGCCAACAAGCGGTGTTATTCGATATTGGTGAGCAGCGTTTCAATATTTGGGGCCTAACCTTGTGGCCACAAGATTTAACCTTACTGGCTTGGCTGTTTATTCTTAGCGCTTTCCTGTTGTTTTTTGTGACCACGTTTTTAGGGCGAGTATGGTGTGGTTACATGTGTCCGCAAACGGTGTGGACATTCATTTTTATTTGGTTTGAAGAGAAAATCGAAGGCAGTGCCAACCAGCGGAAAAAACTCGATGCGCAAAAAATGGACGCCACCAAGTTGCGTAAAAAGGCACTAAAACACTTCTGCTGGCTGTTTTTCTCTGTGCTCACCGCGCTCACCTTCGTGGGTTATTTCACCCCTATTCGCGATCTTTTCGTCGATTTCTTTACCCTTGAAGCTTCGCTCATGGCAACGGGTGTGGTGTGGTTCTTCGCGTTTTGTACCTATGGCAATGCCGGTTGGATGCGTGAAATCATGTGTTTACACATGTGCCCATATGCGCGTTTTCAGTCAGCCATGTTCGACAAAGACACACTGACTGTGTCTTATGACGACAAGCGCGGTGAAAATCGCGGTGCGCGCGGTCGCAAGCAAGATCCCAAAGCCTTGGGTTTAGGTGACTGTATCGACTGTAATTTATGTGTACAGGTGTGCCCAACCGGCATTGATATTCGCAATGGCCTGCAATACGAGTGCATTAACTGTGGGGCTTGTGTTGATGCTTGTAACGGCGTGATGGAGCGGATGAAGTACGAGCCGGGTTTAATTCGCTACACCACAGAGCACGAGCTGGAAGGCAAGAAAGTGCATATCGTCCGTGGTAAGTTGATTGGCTACGCCACCTTATTAGTGATCATGACTTCGCTATTGGGTTATGAAATAGCGACACGTGTGCCTGTTTCAATGGATATTATTCGCGATCGCAACGAATTGGCTCGTGAGAATTTTAACGGCGAAGTGGAAAATGTTTACACACTGAAAATTCTGAACAAATCGCAGCAAGACAACACATATCGCTTATCGGTTGAAGGTATCGACGGGGCAAAATGGATTGGCGACAACGAGGTATTTGTTGAGGCGGCTTCGGTATATACTCTGCCCATTAGTATTGCCGTAGACCCTTACGAGTTAAAAGATTATATGACTGATATTACCTTTGTTGTTGAACTTGCCGAGCAAGATAGCGGTGTGCGATTAACGCATGATAGCCGCTTCTTTAAGAAGCGCTAA